The following DNA comes from Paenibacillus crassostreae.
CACCCGTTTGATTTCTTACAGATAAATGATTCCCATTATTATGATTCATCGTATTTGATCCGGTTCTAGTTCTTGTTCCATTGGTACCGTTCATTCCATCTGTACCGTTCATTCCATTAGTACCATTCATTCCATTGGTACCATTCATTCCGTTCATTCCGTTCATTCCGTTCATTCCGTTCATTCCATTGGTAACGTTTTGTCTAGCATTGTCCATTCCCATATTATTAGATGAAATTGAAACCGCAACGTAGGCATTATCATCCGTCAGCATCACTTTAGCATTATCTACCTGATTTAATTGCGATATCTTTTTTGAAAGCTCCTCATTATACCTTAAATTCACCATTCTGTTATCATTTCGTGTGAAAAGACCACGATCATTATTATTCGCAGTATTCATACCAAACCGATTTGTATCATTATTTCGATTTACTGCATTCGTATTGTATTTCACATTTTTTGTTTGTAAATTTTGATTATCCGCGTTTCTGGTACCACATCCCGTAACCCCAATCATACTCACGATGAGGGCAGCGGATAAGGACATACTTAACGTTTTGGATCGTATCATGAATTCATCCTCCATCTCTTCAATATAGGTGTTTACACTCAATAGGATGACCATTCTAACTTGCTGCTATGCTTGAAATAATTAGGAATCAAAGTCAATAAATCTTGTTACTCATCCCAAGATAAGTACCGTGCCAAAAGATAGCCTGCCCCCATACATTAATAAGAAGTAACGAACCCTCAAGTTCTATATCTCCATTGATTTTACTGTCCTGACAAGCTGAAACGGCTATGCCGTCCTTTTAAAGGACGGTATCCGTCTCTGCCGAAATATAAGTATGAAGAATCAATTTCATAATTACGCAAATCGATTTAGACACATCGGCGATTATGAAATTGATTCAAGTGAAACTTATACTTTCTTATATTTTGAACAAAGAATGCACATTCTTTTATAGGGGGAGGTTTTTTTATTGAAAGGGTTAATTTTATGTGCTGGAAAAGGTTCTCGCTTACGCCCCTTAACCTTCTCTAGTCCAAAACATCTCTTGCCTTTGATGAATAAACCAGTTTTATTCTACGGTATTGAATCATTAATCCAGACGGGTATTACGGAGATAGCTATCGTTGTTTCACCTAATTATCGAAAAAAATTTGATGATGAATTACAATCAGGGAAGCCTTGGAATATCAACATCACTTTAATCGAGCAGCTTGAACCAAGAGGTATGGCTGATGCTATTCGAGTTGCCGAGCACTTTATTCAGCATGACGACTTTCTAATATTTCTGGGTGATAATGTAATTGATGGATCGCTTCAACCCCTGATTGACAAATTTCAAACTGAGAATCTTGACGGATTAGTGTCTGTAAGCTATGTAGAATCTCCAGAACAATTCGGTGTTGTACAATTAGAAGAAGACAAAATAATACGCGTGGTTGAGAAACCAAAGTATCCTCTAAGTCATTTAGCCATTAACGGAGTTTATTTATTTCGACATTCCCTTTTTAATGCGATCTCAAAAATCACTCCTTCTGCTCGTGGCGAATATGAATTAACCGATGCTATACAACAATTGATTGATGATCAGTATCAGCTAGGGGTTTATCGTTCCCCCTATTGGTGGAAAGATACAGGAAATCCTAATGATTTAATTACATGCAATCGCTATTTTCTACAAAAAATGCAAGGTATTGATATCAAAGGCTCTATTGATTTAAATTCCATGATCTCAACTCCGGTCTCTATCGGTGTGAAATCCAAGATCATTAACAGCATTATTCGTGGGCCGGTCATTATTGGACATAACACAATTATTGAAAATTCCTATATTGGTCCCTTCTCTTCGATTGCTGACAACGTATCCATTTACAACAGTGAGTTAGAAAACAGCATTATTATGAAAAATACAGTTGTCGATAATATTCCTTATCGTATCGATGAAAGTATCATCGGTAGAGAAGTAAAATTGATGGGCAGTTCAAAAAGACCTCAAAATGTGCAATTATGGTTAGGCGATTATTCACATATCATTTTCCCTCAATAGATATATCAAGTGAAACTTATACTTCCTTTTATTCACACAAAAGGTCGTTACTCTCTACTTTTGTAGAAAGTAACGACCTTTTTCTCTGCCCACATCAGGTTTCATTTTATTTTATTTATTTTTTAAAATGACTTCGTCATAGTATTTTTTTTGTTTCTCCAATTGCAGCCTCAAGTTAAAATCTCTTTCCACTTTTTCTCGTGCTTTCTGCCCCATACCACTCCAAAGTTCAGGATGTTTAGCTAACCAATACATAGCCTTTGCTAGATCATGAACCGACCTCTCAGGTACCATAAGCCCCGACACCTTATTCTCCACAAGCTCTGGAATACCCGCATGAGTCGTCGAAATAACTGGCATTCCTGTTGCCATTGCTTCTTTTAACGTATTTGGAATTCCTTCCTGGTTTCCTTCTGCATCAGTACAACTTGGGGCACAAAAAATATGAGATTTGTAATAATGTTTCTGAATTTTACTGTATTCAATCCAAGGAATAATTTCAACACTTCCATCAAGTTCAAGATTTTTAATCAATTTACGGTACTGCGACTCGCATGGTCCTTCGCCAATTAGAATTAATTTAGCATCTATTTTCTTCTTTCTCACCAGAGAGAATGCACGAATCAAGTCTGAGAATCCCTTTTTCTCAACGAACCGTCCTATAGCCAAAAAGCGGATTTTTTTATTAACTTCTAGTTTACGGGGCTGAAATTGAAAGCGAGCTAAATTCACACCGCCATACAAAACACGAATTTTATGTTCTGGACAACCTAATTTTATAATTTCTTTTTTGAGATGTTCACATACCGGAAAAAATCGATCACCCATTTTAAACAACTTTTTCAATTGCTTTAGATTTTTTTCTTTCTTGGGATATGCGGTTGCATCTTTCCCACGAAAACCGACAAACAATGGGATCCCATGTTCTTCTTTAAGAAATTGAAATTTGGAAGTGAGTGTGCCATGGTGAATATGAACTCCTACAACATCATATTCCTTCAAAAGTTTCCGATCTTGTTTGATAGCTTCTATTGATAGAACAGATGTAAACGGTGTACCTGTATGATTTTGTTTCGATTTACCCATTACCATAATTCCGTTATATCCTTTAATATCGGTAATTTGCGCTGCTACATGTCCATCTGCCAATGAATATTTATGATGAAGAATAGCAGGATCATTTTTCCCCACGTATGATTTCCCCTTTATATTCAAATGAGTATTATTTATTTTTTTTCAGACTTAACAATGTAGCCTTATCCCACCGGTATAACCTATAAGCGTTTTTCCTAATCTTGCTATGCCTATTCCCTGATGGGATTGTCTTCCGATCATGTCTGCGGTATAAAACCAATGGTTTTTTCTGGCAGAACCCCCGATAATAAGAGGCTAAACGAAGCCACATATCCCAATCTTGTGAATAACGATATTTAGAATTAAAAAGTCCTACTTTTTCAAAACAACTGCGGTGTATGACTGCTGTCGATGTTCGGATGGTAAACGAACGCTTATACAATTTCGTTCGAAACTTATTCAAATCAGGGACTCCTTTAATATTGCTAATAAGTTGTTTTCTTTTCCCCTGTCTAGCAGCGTAGTACCAACTGTATAGAAAGTGACACTCCGGATGGTTTTCTAGAAACTCTTTGTTCTTTTGTAATTTATTAGGGAGATAGAAATCATCTGAATCTAGAAATGCGATGTATTTCCCTGTAGCAAGAGTAATCCCCTTATTTCTTCCTTCAGATGGTCCACGATTTTTTTGGTATACATATCGGACTTGTTCGCCAAATGATTTCACTATCTTTGAAGTGCGATCTGTTGAACCATCATCAACCACGATCAATTCATAATCTGTACAGGTCTGCTTCAAAACGCTTTTGATGGCTCTACCGATAAATTTTTCGCGATTATATGTCGGAATTATGACGCTGAATAGAGGGCTCTCACGCGGCTTGATTTCATGTTCCTGGATCACTTGTTCAAATAGTTGTTCTAATTTCTCCGTTTGCACTTGTCGATTAAAATCTGTCTCAATTTTAGTGCGGGCATTCTTTCCAAGCTCTTTCCATGATTCTGGATGCTCGATTAAATGAATTAATTTCTCGGCTAGTCCATCGACATCTTGTTCAGCTACGAGATGTCCCGACTTACCATCTTCAATAAGTTCTGGGATTCCTGAATGATATGTGGATACAACTGGAACTCCACAAGCCATCGCTTCTTTGATTGCATTCGGAATTCCTTCCTGATTCCCAGATCTGTCCTTTACGCTAGGAAGACAAAAAATATGTGTGTGTTCCAAATGCTCTGCAACTTGAGCATGCGAAAGAGCACCTTTAAATTCAATTTTGTGTTCGAGGTGTAGCCTTTTACTCAACTGTTTCAATTTGTTGCTTAATTCACCATCTCCGATTAAACATAATTTAGACTGCGGATAGACCTGCTGGACGCGCTGAAAGGCTTTTATTAATAATTCAGCTCCTTTTTTTTCGACCAACCTACCGACATATAGTATCTCTATCGGGTGATCCGATGGAAAAGATCGCTCTTTATAAACAAATTGATTAAGATCAATCCCACTATAATGAACCGTAATTTTCTCTACTGGACAACCGTGATTAATTAATTCTTCTTTCATTGCGTAACAGGGTACTGTGAAACAATCTCCTACGGAAAATAGGCGCTTCAACGATTTGCTTTGTTGTTTCATCCTTCTTGTACCAGGCGAATCACAACCATGAAAAGAAGTTACTAGCGGAATTTTCCACTTTTCTTTAAAAGGAAGCATTCTAATCCCAGACGGCCCGAACCTAGCATGAATTATTTGAAAAAAGCTGTTCTGCAACATCCGATCTAATTGCTGATACTTCGGGTCAACAATGACATTTTTATGCGGGAAGTAATTTCTGTTTTTCCTTTTTTCACAAAAAATATAAGGCTCAAAAGCTTTCATTTGCTTAATCTCACCGTAAATAAAAGTTTCACTAATGGGCAAATAAACGGATCGTACCACAGCGACGCGATGCAAACATATTCCTCCTTCTAGGTTCCAATGTTTATCTTTAATTTATGAGGACTTCGTACAGAACGTGTAGACACATGTGGATATATAGGTTTTATTCCACAAAAAGAATAGGTTTGCCCACTCTCTTTTGGTCGTAATGCATAGTGTGGTATGAAGAGCGATTAAGGAAGAAAGGAATGTGGGGGAAATGGATCAACTGAAGCAAGATTTGGAGAAAAACTTCGGATTTCAAATCGGAACCTGGGATGTGATCAAACACATAAAAAACTCTAGTTTTGTCGCTCGAGTGGTCACGAAAGAGGGCATAACCTATGCGCTCAAAAGCCTTTATGTCAAGCCAGAACGACAAATTTTTATCGCCCAATCAGAAAGCTTATTATCCCAAAGAGGAGTGAAATTAGCTCTTCCTATTTCGACTTTGAATGGGGACCTGTACATGATCTCTAATCGAGTCCCCTACGTTCTATATCAATGGATTGAAGGTAAAGGAAGTCGCTTACATGATCGGAATGACCTTGAATCCATTGTTCAAGTTATGGGCCGATTACACAATGCTTCTCGCGAACTGCAATATCCAGAAAGTATAAAAATTTATAATCATCTCAATTGGAAGAAAGAGTATAAGCAACGTATTAAGTCAATTGAAAGTTGGTTTAACAAACATAAGGAATCAAGTAACGAAAAAGATGTAATCATCAACAATAATATTTCTTTTTTTTATAAGATGGGAAAAAAAGCGTTAAAAGAGCTGCAAAAGAGCCGTTATCAAGACTTCATGAAAGAACTGATTTCTGCTAAAAGTTTAGTGCATGGCGACCTTCATCATCGAAACCTTATTTACAAGGACAATACATTAACACTGATCGATTTTGAAGATATACGCTATGATCTCCCTTCCAAAGATTTACTTCGTATTTACAGTATGTATACAAAAAAAAATCCATTTGAAAAAAAGACATTCCGCAGCATGATGAAAATATATACCAAAAATAATCCTCTACCCTCTGATGTAAAAAGCATTGTATCCATTGATTTATTCTTCCCTC
Coding sequences within:
- a CDS encoding CotS family spore coat protein, which gives rise to MDQLKQDLEKNFGFQIGTWDVIKHIKNSSFVARVVTKEGITYALKSLYVKPERQIFIAQSESLLSQRGVKLALPISTLNGDLYMISNRVPYVLYQWIEGKGSRLHDRNDLESIVQVMGRLHNASRELQYPESIKIYNHLNWKKEYKQRIKSIESWFNKHKESSNEKDVIINNNISFFYKMGKKALKELQKSRYQDFMKELISAKSLVHGDLHHRNLIYKDNTLTLIDFEDIRYDLPSKDLLRIYSMYTKKNPFEKKTFRSMMKIYTKNNPLPSDVKSIVSIDLFFPHIFERMLRKKKYSRMNNDQLRFTIQQEKEKALYVYNHYFKKQRNKERGDKID
- a CDS encoding glycosyltransferase produces the protein MGKNDPAILHHKYSLADGHVAAQITDIKGYNGIMVMGKSKQNHTGTPFTSVLSIEAIKQDRKLLKEYDVVGVHIHHGTLTSKFQFLKEEHGIPLFVGFRGKDATAYPKKEKNLKQLKKLFKMGDRFFPVCEHLKKEIIKLGCPEHKIRVLYGGVNLARFQFQPRKLEVNKKIRFLAIGRFVEKKGFSDLIRAFSLVRKKKIDAKLILIGEGPCESQYRKLIKNLELDGSVEIIPWIEYSKIQKHYYKSHIFCAPSCTDAEGNQEGIPNTLKEAMATGMPVISTTHAGIPELVENKVSGLMVPERSVHDLAKAMYWLAKHPELWSGMGQKAREKVERDFNLRLQLEKQKKYYDEVILKNK
- a CDS encoding glucose-1-phosphate thymidylyltransferase; translation: MKGLILCAGKGSRLRPLTFSSPKHLLPLMNKPVLFYGIESLIQTGITEIAIVVSPNYRKKFDDELQSGKPWNINITLIEQLEPRGMADAIRVAEHFIQHDDFLIFLGDNVIDGSLQPLIDKFQTENLDGLVSVSYVESPEQFGVVQLEEDKIIRVVEKPKYPLSHLAINGVYLFRHSLFNAISKITPSARGEYELTDAIQQLIDDQYQLGVYRSPYWWKDTGNPNDLITCNRYFLQKMQGIDIKGSIDLNSMISTPVSIGVKSKIINSIIRGPVIIGHNTIIENSYIGPFSSIADNVSIYNSELENSIIMKNTVVDNIPYRIDESIIGREVKLMGSSKRPQNVQLWLGDYSHIIFPQ
- a CDS encoding glycosyltransferase — protein: MHRVAVVRSVYLPISETFIYGEIKQMKAFEPYIFCEKRKNRNYFPHKNVIVDPKYQQLDRMLQNSFFQIIHARFGPSGIRMLPFKEKWKIPLVTSFHGCDSPGTRRMKQQSKSLKRLFSVGDCFTVPCYAMKEELINHGCPVEKITVHYSGIDLNQFVYKERSFPSDHPIEILYVGRLVEKKGAELLIKAFQRVQQVYPQSKLCLIGDGELSNKLKQLSKRLHLEHKIEFKGALSHAQVAEHLEHTHIFCLPSVKDRSGNQEGIPNAIKEAMACGVPVVSTYHSGIPELIEDGKSGHLVAEQDVDGLAEKLIHLIEHPESWKELGKNARTKIETDFNRQVQTEKLEQLFEQVIQEHEIKPRESPLFSVIIPTYNREKFIGRAIKSVLKQTCTDYELIVVDDGSTDRTSKIVKSFGEQVRYVYQKNRGPSEGRNKGITLATGKYIAFLDSDDFYLPNKLQKNKEFLENHPECHFLYSWYYAARQGKRKQLISNIKGVPDLNKFRTKLYKRSFTIRTSTAVIHRSCFEKVGLFNSKYRYSQDWDMWLRLASYYRGFCQKKPLVLYRRHDRKTIPSGNRHSKIRKNAYRLYRWDKATLLSLKKNK
- a CDS encoding YhcN/YlaJ family sporulation lipoprotein; the encoded protein is MIRSKTLSMSLSAALIVSMIGVTGCGTRNADNQNLQTKNVKYNTNAVNRNNDTNRFGMNTANNNDRGLFTRNDNRMVNLRYNEELSKKISQLNQVDNAKVMLTDDNAYVAVSISSNNMGMDNARQNVTNGMNGMNGMNGMNGMNGTNGMNGTNGMNGTDGMNGTNGTRTRTGSNTMNHNNGNHLSVRNQTGGNNASSDNVTQDIKDQIADIIKRSDNNINNVYVSANPDFVDRVGNFVDDTANGNPISGITDEFQTLVNRIFPTPSGNINGNNNNGMTNPMGR